The genomic stretch ACCACCACCCCTCAACCTGGGGCCCCTCAAAACCAAGGAAAGGGGCACCCTTCTATCAGTCCAGGTTGCTGAGAGTGGTTGGGTGGTGGAAGGAATGAAGCACACTTTTCCCAGCTTGTGCTTTCCAACTCTGTGAGGACATGTCTGAGTTTCTAGAACAAAACAAACTCTGCTCCACCTCGggccctttgcacttgctgctctcAGGGTTGTCAATGCCCTTCCCCAAGCTCTTCATACATTCGGCTTCTGGTCATTCAGGTCCCAGCTCAAATGTTGTCTTCAAAGAAACCAGCAGCCCATCATCATTACTTCCTCCAACGTAACCTCCTTTTGCTACCTTTATAACTCTGATCTCTCTCTGaagttatcttttatttattttcttttctttccttttcttttcttttcttttccaacatagGTCTACACAAGGTTAGAaatcttttatgttttgtttcacCAGCATCTCCCCAGTGCCTATCACAGTGCAAGGTAAACAATTGGGGCTCAATTATTACTTGTCAAATGCAGGTGAGATTAAAAGGACCGGCTCGGGAATCGGGCCTTCATTAAATCTTGCTTCAACCCCCTCCCTGGAGCCATTTATACTGTCTGGNNNNNNNNNNNNNNNNNNNNNNNNNNNNNNNNNNNNNNNNNNNNNNNNNNNNNNNNNNNNNNNNNNNNNNNNNNNNNNNNNNNNNNNNNNNNNNNNNNNNAGGATTGTTGAGCAGATGTGTAAGTAGATGAAAATAGATACTGCAAGTAAAGCCAGTAGCTGGAATAAGGCTAAGTAAATGGTGGCTGGGGTTACTATTATTAGTCTCCTGGGTGTGACTGTGTTTATAGGACTGGAGCTCCTTACTTCCCTAGAGCCACACCTCCACCAGGCTCTGAGTCAAGGGTAGCTGGAAGCCCCAGCGCACTCCCCATAATGTCCACAGTGATGACCATTCAAGCATTCACCTCTTCACCTCTTTATACCCCAGCTCCCAGTCTGGCTTTGAggtccctctctcctcccagcgTCAGCCTGGAAATTCACACTCGGGTCTTTTAATTTGTCTCCCCTCTCCGGTGGGAGTTGCCCATTCCCGCCTGACCACAACTTCCTTCactggggggtgcgggggggggggggtggggggggtgtggtgggggtgggggccaagtATTCAGGTTGTGGTGACAAGCGGAGGTGACTGGACATTTCTGGCCTGGGTCAGCGCTGGCTTCGGGGCCATCCCGGTTGGAGTCCCGCTGGCCAGATAAGCCCTGCCTTTAGGGCTCTGCTCCCAGGATGGAGGAAACTCTGGCCTCTCCCAGGACCAGGAACGCCCAGCATGTGGCGTGTGCACACAAGCCTGGCTGCAGTTCGTCACCATCTATGGAAGAGGGGGCGCGGCTCAAAGGCTCTAACAGCCTTTTTTAGCCCAGCCCGCTGACTCACACCTTGCCGGCTCCGCCCCAAAGGGGGCTCCAGGGCCCCAGCCCATGCCCTAAGGGTGTCAGTCTACGTGCCAGCGAAAGCTGGCCAACCAAGGCCGGAAGTGAGAGACCACAGGCTCCTTGTGAAGGAAGCCACCCTGGTTCTAACCTTGCTATCGGGCCATCAGCTGATGTTCTGGACGATTCCTGCCTGGGGCTGAGGGTATTCGGGTGCACTCCCGCTACAACGGCCCACCTCTGCATTCCCCACGCCGGGAGCAAAGATTATCCGTGAGCCCCTCACACCTCCccaaaagtgaaatgaatgaacgCGGAGAGAAGCAGGAGTTGGAGAAGAAAAACGGAGTGGGGAGAAAGCACGCCAGGCTGAGGATCGGCACAAGCGGACCCCGCTAGAGGCCCACAGCACGAAGTAAACTTGTCAATGGTTACAAGAAGAGGCCCTCCTTGAAACCAGATCGACCCACCCCGTCCTTTGCGGGGTGAACTCAGGAGCCCCACCCGGCCTAGAGCACCTGGCAAGTCAAGACTGGGTCAAACCATTTTATTACCTCCCCCGCTCAAAACCAGAAGCGCAGGGCTAGCCCGTCCGGAGGGCTGTACCACTGACACTGCGTGGGGAGCGCAGGCTGGTCCGCGGCACagcagcagtgggggtggggcaggaccaAGTGGAAGCTCTCCCAGCGATGCTAGTGTGCGGTCGGCGGAGCACACCAGATCCAGGCTGGGCAGTACCAAGTGAGCATCAGACCGTCCCATACCTGCTCAGTGCCTCCGCCTCCCAGCTGCCATCTCGAGAGCAAGCTGCGCGGCCCCTGGGATCCCTAGGGCCCGTGAAAGCCGTTCCTCACTCGGCACCAGCCAGGGTCCCGGGGAACCCGGGGTTCGGTCATCAGGGTCCTCTGTGTGGCGCTCAGGAGGAGAAACCGCGGGGCAGTCGGCCAGCGGCTCTGGGCTAGGCTCTGGGCTGCGCGGGGTTTGGGACGCTGTACCGGATGGAGGGTGCTGAATTGGGGAAGCACTGACGCTGCGAGACCTCATCACCTCTGGTCCACCAGGATCTGGGCTGCGATCTGGGAATGGCAGACCTGCGGGTTAGATTGGGCGAGAGGGTGAGGAATGGAAAGCCGAGCCCCCGGGGCTGAGGGCAGCGGGGAGACTCCAGGGGCTACAGGAGACAGAGACCCCACTCCTTAGAGAAATCTCCCTTTGAGGCCTGGACAAACCATTCAGGAACCGTTACCACCCCTCAAgactccccccccaacacacacaaacacacacgcttTTCCTGAGACCCCCCCACATCTGGATCCAGGACATGCCCCCCCAAATAATTTACCACAATCCCAAAGGAAATCAAACCCTGACCTTGACCTCCAGATGCTAAACCCCTCCCATCTAGGACCCCGGACTATCTGCCTCGACTCCCAACCGTTTTCGTATGGACGCCTCAGCTTTGGAACTagatccccacccccaccccccccccccaccctctggATCCCCATCCCATCCTCTCCCTGCTGAGACCCACTCTGCCTTCTCATGAGAGGACCACAGCTCTTCCTTCTAAACACCTGCTTTTACCCCAgaccccttcccccttctcttctcccagtACCTCAAaagcctcccctctaaaatctaCTTTTATTCCTATCCTGGGACCCTGCCCTTCCCGATCCTGCTTTTGAGAATACCATGACCCCTCAAAGACGCTAAACTCTGACCTCCCCACTGAGACCACCAACCCCTCCCACCCTGGACCCCAGGCTCTCCACTTTGCAACCCTCTCCCTCGGGAAACCCACCATCTCCTTTCTGGGGCCCTCCCACCCCTTCAGGCTTGCCGGGGTGGGTTTCAGGCGGCCTGCTTAGTACGAGGCGGAGACGGGGGCCGCCTGCGCGAATGCGCTCCACCACCTGGGCATGGGTGAGGCCCTGAGTTGACTCTCCATTGATGTGGAGCACGAGGTCCCCAGCCTACAAGAGTGCAAAGAGAGGGGTATTGTAGAAAGCAGATAGAGAGCACCCCCACAAAGGGCGAGGATTGGGCTAGCACTGTTGAATGGACAGCGTCTTATACCTCACCTGCAAGCGACCAGAGCGCTGTGCTGGCCCGTTTTCCAGCAGCCCACGCACTGCCAGAGGAGCATCCCCTGCTGAATCTCGGCCTCCGCTTAATGTAAAGCCAAAGCCCGTGGAACCGCGAACCAGTTCCACGCAGAACCGTCCAGAGGTCTGGAGCGGCTTCGAAGCAGAACGTGCCTTAGCCTGGGTCACTTGGGGTGGCGCGGGACCTGTACCCAATGTCTCTGACCGATGATGCTGGAGTAAAAACACAAGCGTACATACATTGCCAGTCTCAAAGCAGGTGGCATCCAATAAAAGGGCGAGGTGGTACCTGCGGCCGGTGTTCCACGAAAGTAGGATTAGGCAGGCGACTGTCTGTAACCTCTATGTCCGCAGAATCCAGCACACTAACGGCTGGAAGATGAAAAACACAGTCAGAGGGGTACTCTATGGAAACCACCTAGGACCTGCCCCCTGATTTAACATTCTAGCCTCACCTCACTTCCTTGACTCTAGAATGCAGACTGACACATCCATCTATTTAACTGGGCTCAGCCCACATGAATAACTGACCTGAGCCCGACTTTTAAGTAATAATCCTGGGCCCAGCTATTCGAATACACCTCCAGACCATCCTATAGTCCTCTAAGAACGCGAAGATCCCGCTCCTCATATTACATCCTTAGGCCCCCACTGCGGGGAGAGGGGGGTGCAAATCCATGATTGGGCTCCTGAACTTTTCAGGCTCCGCCCTCTAACTGGCCTCTAAACTTCAACCCATATCTGACATTTCGATCCCTCCCCCTGGCGTTTGTAGGCTCCACCCCctagagtggattttttttccaggcCCGCCCCTCAGCCAACTGCCCGCCCCCAACACTCtccaggccccacctcctcagAAATGCCTTGCGAAGCCCCAGTGACAGGGATAACCATCCAGCCCTGCACCCACAACTAGCCATGCAACATTCACCCAACGCAATAACTTTCCCAGGGTCACCTCCTGGAGGAATAGTCTAGGATAACGCCAAGGCTCCGCCCCCTCGAAGCTCCCTccaagccccgccccgccccgccgccagTCACACCCATTGGCCCCACCCAGGGGAGTAACTAACAATCCCCGGTCCGCCACTTCGGAATCCGGCTCCACTCAGACCGCGCCCCGCGGGAGGCCCCGCTCCGCCCCCGACACGCACCCGCGTTGGGGCGCAGGCGCAATGTGGCGCCCGTCCTGCGTACCAGCGCCGCCACGTCGGCCGCAGCTCGGGCCGCCAGGGGGCGCGCGTCCAGCCGCGCCAGGAGCTGCCGGGCTCTGGGGCCCGCCCGCAGGGGAAGGCCCCGGCCTGCGCGGGTGGAAAGAACAGGTCAGCACCCGCCCGAGCCTCGGCGAACCCCCACGCTCCCCGACGTCCGAAACCTAGAATGCCCCTCAAGATCTTCGGAGCCCCCCGGGCACTCTCTCGATAGTTCCGGAggtctcccactgcccctcccaacTCCCGCGACCCCCGACCATCGCGGGTATGCCCGTGGACCCCCGCCTGCGCCCACGATATCCCTGGAGAGAGCTATCTGACCGAAGTATTCCTGGACActtcccagcaccctgggactaTCTCTGGAGGTCTCCGACTGCCCCTTCAAAACCCCAGATTCCAAACTCTTCCCGCACAGTAGCGAGAGGGACCCCGATTCCCCCAGATGTCCCGACAGAGGACGGTCTGCCCCTGCTGTGGCGCCGGCAGCCCCGGTTCCCCTTCCAGATATCCTAGGCAACCTTGATGGCCCACAGAGCTCCAGTTGCCCCTCCATTTATACCCAGAGGCCCCCCCGCCTaaccgccaccccccccccgcaatTCACTACAGACCCTGAGTGCCCACAGGTGTCCCCAGTGACCCCAAGGCAGAGCCCTGTGGCACTTCTCCCCGGAGACT from Neomonachus schauinslandi chromosome X, ASM220157v2, whole genome shotgun sequence encodes the following:
- the MAGIX gene encoding PDZ domain-containing protein MAGIX isoform X2, whose protein sequence is MEPRAGGATDPRGSRGGRGLPLRAGPRARQLLARLDARPLAARAAADVAALVRRTGATLRLRPNAAVSVLDSADIEVTDSRLPNPTFVEHRPQAGDLVLHINGESTQGLTHAQVVERIRAGGPRLRLVLSRPPETHPGKPEGVGGPQKGDGLPFPDRSPDPGGPEVMRSRSVSASPIQHPPSGTASQTPRSPEPSPEPLADCPAVSPPERHTEDPDDRTPGSPGPWLVPSEERLSRALGIPGAAQLALEMAAGRRRH
- the MAGIX gene encoding PDZ domain-containing protein MAGIX isoform X1 gives rise to the protein MEPRAGGATDPRGSRGGRGLPLRAGPRARQLLARLDARPLAARAAADVAALVRRTGATLRLRPNAAVSVLDSADIEVTDSRLPNPTFVEHRPQHHRSETLGTGPAPPQVTQAKARSASKPLQTSGRFCVELVRGSTGFGFTLSGGRDSAGDAPLAVRGLLENGPAQRSGRLQAGDLVLHINGESTQGLTHAQVVERIRAGGPRLRLVLSRPPETHPGKPEGVGGPQKGDGLPFPDRSPDPGGPEVMRSRSVSASPIQHPPSGTASQTPRSPEPSPEPLADCPAVSPPERHTEDPDDRTPGSPGPWLVPSEERLSRALGIPGAAQLALEMAAGRRRH
- the MAGIX gene encoding PDZ domain-containing protein MAGIX isoform X3, which produces MEPRAGGATDPRGSRGGRGLPLRAGPRARQLLARLDARPLAARAAADVAALVRRTGATLRLRPNAAVSVLDSADIEVTDSRLPNPTFVEHRPQAGDLVLHINGESTQGLTHAQVVERIRAGGPRLRLVLSRPPETHPGKPEGVGGPQKGDDRSPDPGGPEVMRSRSVSASPIQHPPSGTASQTPRSPEPSPEPLADCPAVSPPERHTEDPDDRTPGSPGPWLVPSEERLSRALGIPGAAQLALEMAAGRRRH